One segment of Paraburkholderia bonniea DNA contains the following:
- the argB gene encoding acetylglutamate kinase yields MSELPALSQIAPTLKAEILAEALPYIRQYHGKTVVIKYGGNAMTEERLKQGFARDVILLKLVGINPVIVHGGGPQIDQALKKIGKQGTFVQGMRITDEETMEVVEWVLGGEVQQDIVTLINHFGGQAVGLTGKDGGLIHARKLMLPDQEHPGQYIDIGQVGEVDSINPAVVKALQDDAFIPVISPIGFGVDGLSYNINADLVAGKLAVVLNAEKLVMMTNIPGVMDKAGNLLTDLSAREIDALFADGTISGGMLPKISSALDAAKSGVRSVHIIDGRIEHSVLLEILTDQPFGTMIRSH; encoded by the coding sequence ATGTCCGAGCTTCCCGCCCTTTCGCAGATTGCGCCCACCCTGAAGGCAGAAATACTTGCCGAGGCGCTGCCTTATATCCGCCAATACCACGGTAAAACCGTGGTCATTAAATACGGCGGTAATGCGATGACTGAAGAGCGGCTGAAGCAGGGCTTCGCTCGTGATGTCATCTTGCTCAAGCTGGTTGGCATTAATCCGGTCATCGTGCATGGCGGTGGTCCGCAGATCGATCAGGCGCTCAAGAAAATCGGCAAGCAAGGCACCTTCGTCCAAGGCATGCGCATTACTGACGAAGAAACCATGGAAGTCGTCGAATGGGTGCTGGGCGGTGAGGTGCAGCAAGACATCGTGACGCTCATCAACCATTTCGGTGGTCAGGCCGTTGGCTTGACAGGCAAGGACGGTGGCCTGATCCACGCCCGCAAGCTGATGCTGCCGGATCAGGAGCATCCAGGCCAGTACATCGACATTGGCCAGGTGGGCGAGGTGGATTCGATTAATCCGGCTGTGGTCAAGGCGCTGCAGGACGATGCGTTCATCCCGGTGATTTCCCCGATAGGTTTTGGCGTAGACGGCCTGTCGTACAACATCAACGCCGATCTCGTCGCAGGCAAGCTGGCCGTGGTGCTGAACGCCGAAAAGCTCGTGATGATGACGAATATTCCAGGCGTGATGGACAAAGCCGGCAACCTGCTGACCGATCTGTCCGCCCGCGAAATCGACGCGCTTTTTGCCGATGGCACGATCTCCGGCGGGATGCTGCCAAAAATCTCGTCGGCACTCGATGCCGCAAAAAGCGGTGTGCGCTCGGTGCACATCATTGACGGCCGGATCGAGCATTCTGTTTTGCTTGAGATTCTGACCGACCAACCGTTCGGCACGATGATCCGTTCGCATTGA
- a CDS encoding tetratricopeptide repeat protein produces MSSSDANYSGLPIFTAFLNHADEAQQQGRAEVCATWLQAASYFHPVADADLEALALQLSRDQQQDAALKVIGSLASMRPDSVAAQFLHGYLLQLAGLHAEALAPYQRALELNPDHPKLRNNLASALQVVGESVAVRLQMLESAAQTDPTDVDVLANLMGVRRESGDLPRALEDGRRALELDPDHLKALNNYSLVLKEAQLWEEAERCARHASELVPDEAIYRLNLSLLQLVRGNYAEGWLTHEARWLGAEELRGNRPPIPGAQWRGEPLAGKTLLVWGEQGDGDLLQFCRFIPLLAERVHRDGGRIVWNSFAHMGALLERNLGTYVDAYSSDPRVEALPSFDYELSLASAPLVLDTRVDTIPAKVPYLAPLPEALAAWRQRLAGEKRLKVGLTWTGSLRHQRNPFRRVGWERYAEYFGGMDNVVFYSLQPGAQADVAAAREAGFEIVDFSAEWRSFDDTAAFASALDLVITVCTSVAHLSGALGLRTWVLLDVNPHWTWLLEHEDTPWYPTARLYRQAEFLQWGPVFERVKSDLTALAAQHRPSGV; encoded by the coding sequence ATGTCTTCATCTGACGCTAACTACTCTGGCTTGCCCATCTTCACCGCGTTCCTGAATCATGCTGACGAAGCGCAGCAACAAGGGCGCGCCGAGGTCTGCGCGACCTGGCTGCAAGCGGCGAGCTATTTCCATCCAGTTGCTGACGCTGACCTCGAAGCGCTGGCCTTACAACTGTCCAGGGATCAACAGCAAGACGCTGCGCTGAAGGTGATTGGCAGTCTGGCCAGCATGCGGCCGGACAGCGTGGCGGCACAGTTTTTACATGGCTATCTGCTGCAACTGGCCGGGCTGCATGCCGAGGCGCTGGCACCCTACCAGCGCGCGCTCGAATTGAACCCCGATCATCCCAAGTTGCGCAATAACCTGGCATCTGCCCTTCAGGTGGTGGGCGAGAGCGTGGCGGTAAGGCTCCAGATGCTCGAAAGCGCCGCCCAGACTGACCCAACGGATGTCGACGTTCTGGCCAACCTGATGGGTGTGAGACGCGAGAGCGGGGATTTGCCGAGGGCGCTGGAGGATGGGCGTCGCGCGCTCGAACTCGATCCCGATCATCTGAAAGCGCTAAACAACTATTCGCTGGTGCTGAAAGAAGCGCAGCTTTGGGAGGAGGCCGAGCGCTGTGCGCGGCACGCTTCTGAGCTTGTGCCAGATGAAGCGATATACCGGTTGAATCTGTCGCTGCTGCAACTGGTCCGCGGAAATTACGCCGAAGGCTGGTTGACGCATGAGGCACGCTGGCTCGGTGCAGAGGAGCTTCGCGGCAACCGCCCGCCAATACCGGGTGCCCAGTGGCGCGGTGAGCCGCTTGCGGGCAAAACCTTGCTGGTCTGGGGGGAGCAGGGCGATGGCGATCTGCTGCAGTTTTGCCGCTTTATTCCATTGCTCGCCGAGCGGGTGCATCGGGACGGCGGCCGCATTGTGTGGAATTCATTTGCGCATATGGGCGCGCTGCTTGAACGCAACCTGGGCACATATGTGGATGCCTACTCGTCGGATCCCAGAGTCGAAGCGCTGCCATCGTTCGATTACGAACTCTCGCTGGCGAGTGCGCCGCTGGTACTCGACACGCGCGTAGACACGATTCCTGCCAAGGTGCCTTATCTGGCGCCGCTGCCTGAGGCACTGGCGGCATGGCGTCAGCGTCTTGCCGGAGAGAAGCGGCTGAAAGTCGGCCTGACATGGACCGGCAGTCTCAGGCATCAACGCAATCCGTTTCGCCGGGTGGGTTGGGAGCGTTATGCCGAGTACTTCGGCGGCATGGACAACGTGGTGTTTTATTCGCTTCAGCCAGGTGCGCAAGCAGATGTTGCCGCCGCGCGTGAGGCGGGCTTTGAGATCGTCGATTTCAGCGCGGAATGGCGCAGTTTTGATGACACAGCGGCTTTTGCCAGCGCGCTTGATCTGGTGATTACGGTGTGTACCTCAGTGGCCCATCTGAGTGGTGCGCTGGGGCTGCGCACCTGGGTGCTGCTCGATGTCAATCCGCACTGGACGTGGCTGCTGGAGCACGAAGACACCCCGTGGTATCCCACTGCACGGCTGTATCGGCAAGCAGAGTTTCTGCAGTGGGGGCCGGTATTCGAGCGTGTCAAGTCGGACCTCACCGCACTGGCGGCGCAGCACCGGCCATCTGGCGTTTAG
- a CDS encoding ATP-binding protein: MHRITNTGRVNLGHLFWLRSLAIIGQLVTIAFVQIFIGVHLPLPAMLLVISLEVLFNGFTWLRVARQKPESSFELFGQLWVDLGALSALLFLSGGTTNPFVSLYLPSLAIAAAVLPWYLMAWLAAFAVACYAVLSFNSVPLNLDNPANLFDYYRAGMWINFVVSVVLIAWFVARMSRALRQRDAALGNARQRLLRDERAVALGVQAATVAHEIGTPLSTISMLTEELQEAVRTDPGLKPYSTDLNLLEQQMSLCISALARLRSQASTADTRQTLGAWLESFVQQWRLRHPHVKFECLGTAPASLSLDDTVAVSQILTILLDNAARASSDHVTLKVTQSTSGEFIEFEVRDAGPGIPLALRGSLGTMPVDSTQGGHGVGLYLAFSAALQLGGSIELSDIQEGKTRGTRAVLRLPLTA, from the coding sequence ATGCATCGCATAACCAATACCGGACGGGTCAATCTCGGGCATTTGTTCTGGCTGCGCAGCCTCGCCATCATTGGCCAGCTCGTCACCATCGCGTTCGTCCAGATTTTTATTGGGGTCCATCTACCGCTTCCGGCCATGTTGCTGGTCATCAGCCTCGAAGTGTTGTTTAACGGCTTCACCTGGCTGCGGGTCGCACGGCAAAAACCCGAATCCAGTTTCGAGCTATTTGGTCAGCTCTGGGTGGATCTGGGGGCGCTATCCGCGCTGCTGTTTCTTTCCGGCGGCACCACCAATCCGTTTGTTTCGCTCTATCTGCCTTCGCTGGCCATCGCCGCGGCTGTGTTGCCGTGGTATCTGATGGCGTGGCTCGCCGCCTTCGCCGTTGCCTGTTATGCGGTGCTCAGCTTTAATTCTGTGCCGCTGAACCTCGACAATCCCGCGAACCTGTTTGACTACTATCGCGCCGGGATGTGGATCAACTTCGTGGTGAGCGTCGTGCTGATCGCGTGGTTCGTTGCCCGGATGTCACGTGCGCTGCGCCAGCGCGATGCAGCGCTGGGCAACGCCCGGCAACGTTTGCTGCGCGATGAACGGGCGGTCGCGCTCGGCGTGCAGGCTGCCACCGTCGCTCACGAAATCGGCACGCCGCTTTCCACCATCTCGATGCTGACTGAAGAGCTACAGGAAGCCGTGCGCACCGATCCTGGCCTTAAACCCTATTCGACCGATCTCAACTTGCTTGAGCAGCAAATGTCGCTGTGCATCTCGGCGCTCGCGCGGCTACGCAGCCAGGCGTCAACCGCGGACACCCGGCAAACCCTCGGCGCGTGGCTCGAATCATTTGTGCAGCAATGGCGCTTGCGCCACCCGCATGTCAAATTCGAATGCCTGGGCACCGCCCCGGCTTCGCTCAGCCTGGACGACACCGTGGCAGTCAGCCAGATTCTGACCATCCTGCTCGACAACGCTGCACGCGCTAGCAGCGACCACGTAACGCTCAAGGTCACGCAAAGCACCTCTGGCGAATTCATCGAGTTCGAAGTACGGGATGCGGGCCCGGGCATTCCACTAGCCCTGCGCGGCTCGCTAGGCACGATGCCAGTGGATAGCACTCAGGGCGGCCATGGCGTCGGGTTATATCTAGCGTTTTCCGCCGCGTTGCAACTAGGCGGCTCAATCGAATTAAGCGATATCCAGGAAGGCAAGACACGTGGCACGCGCGCTGTGCTGCGCTTACCACTAACCGCATGA